In the Candidatus Methylacidiphilales bacterium genome, one interval contains:
- a CDS encoding AAA domain-containing protein has product MKINKVLVDTLLKKLKQATKTSIHLSALPGRMSKRIDLLDLELCKKGLSKELLTKLLHEVAFSVELSVSTLERSTSNEDEKAEAAALIRRLENIYNENEDNFLEFGFKNFGFGFPLLVKRSRIDPDKIIHAPLLIWSLELKKVTSKPNTWKIERNADMVVKFNEFLLSYLETDEACKYQVPESILDDEIINQDEIEKITQELLTKLHSDYIINKTLRRAEKTSVENLQNTEIHWSGVFGLYVSPKETIIQSMEELSASVESLQPSQTDPPSRELSTATAVPVDPSQFEIVSTLAKDEVKIIYGPPGTGKSQSLTAIISNALAKGQTCLVVCEKKTALDVIYENLKKVGLDQMTITIDDIYKDRKEFVDKARDICELLEDSRDRDLVKPNPSNLIALHDTVVKIIEQLIPRYEFGSKRLHNDKTLKSLIGEYFKNREVIPQNYRLNYPLYLDSEQYLQWYDNLEKAIKLLRKIHETEIATLAAKVFVEREYDTPLDHASEKAIETGLRDFLMVMKKTEQAVKTILVNIPESELAKRRYHPYPKIYEYLIDGVYSMAKNIKSVKESKEKVELVQALRSTLHQCTESLKALPIKKTMHNSILVGLTSMSYLELLKQINANCMLVEMILKQKEVYFDLCSWNYLRTSMPADTPQFIDRLITEKIPSDYWINILITNMLESALEKLSKVNSEVLPLTHEDRKKYEKLLLDLTKSNQAMINAIPGHIQYQWSEKISGHLKQIKTKDEYNYKLLLNKKRTKNGPRNSLRNIFKKDPTLVLSVFPVILTNPEAANAFIPLTPGLFDYVLFDEASQLRLEDTLTCMLRGKYKIISGDEHQMPPSSYFGKNITLDDDNDNDEDADDSESTEAQALSGSESLLDYAQQSQNQNKSYLDFHYRSQHPALINFSNAAFYGNNLIPLPAKQEYTPIHFIQTQGIYYSRKKTNDQVSKRSGLLKNESGTNPIEANAVVELLLNAISATNGVMPSVGVATFNINQRNCILKLLYQKESEGSATEKKNIQALRQAGLFIKNLENIQGDERDIIIISTTFGKDEEGNFFYRFGEINKSQKGHKFLNVIFTRAKQKIFICTSIPKDVYSSYHDEIATKGNTGKGILFSYLSYAEAIHNNDIAGANSILEILQSRSHSRSRQPALNQSESPFEEEVYQLIKKNIPELAIQQQVKIGGFRVDMLLTTPSKEKIVLECDGKTYHSTPEAHWHDVHRQHIIEKLGYRVYRIWSEDWFRDHTIELKTLYSFIIHDQLP; this is encoded by the coding sequence ATGAAAATAAATAAAGTACTAGTTGACACTTTACTAAAGAAGCTCAAGCAGGCAACCAAAACCTCAATTCATCTATCTGCTTTGCCAGGACGAATGAGCAAGAGAATTGATCTGCTTGATCTGGAACTATGCAAAAAAGGGTTAAGCAAAGAGCTACTTACTAAGCTTTTACATGAAGTGGCATTTAGTGTAGAACTCTCAGTTTCCACATTGGAGAGATCGACAAGCAATGAAGACGAAAAGGCTGAAGCAGCTGCGTTAATTAGACGACTAGAAAATATTTATAATGAAAATGAAGACAACTTTTTAGAGTTTGGGTTTAAGAATTTTGGTTTTGGTTTTCCTCTCTTAGTAAAGAGAAGTAGAATTGATCCAGATAAAATTATTCACGCTCCATTACTGATTTGGTCGTTGGAATTAAAGAAAGTAACTTCTAAACCTAATACTTGGAAAATTGAGCGAAATGCTGATATGGTGGTTAAGTTTAATGAATTTTTACTCTCGTACTTAGAAACCGATGAAGCGTGCAAATATCAAGTTCCCGAATCAATCTTAGACGATGAAATTATTAATCAGGATGAAATAGAAAAAATTACTCAGGAATTATTAACCAAGCTCCATAGTGACTATATAATTAATAAAACTCTGCGTAGGGCTGAAAAGACCTCAGTTGAAAACTTACAAAATACTGAAATCCATTGGTCAGGAGTTTTTGGTCTCTATGTTTCTCCTAAAGAAACAATTATCCAGAGTATGGAGGAGTTATCGGCCTCAGTAGAATCTTTACAGCCGAGTCAAACTGACCCTCCCTCCAGAGAATTGTCTACCGCTACTGCTGTGCCAGTTGACCCAAGCCAGTTTGAAATAGTATCTACTTTAGCTAAAGATGAAGTCAAGATAATTTACGGACCACCCGGTACTGGGAAAAGTCAAAGCTTAACAGCAATTATTTCAAATGCCTTAGCCAAAGGTCAGACTTGTTTAGTTGTTTGTGAGAAAAAAACTGCGCTTGATGTGATTTATGAAAATCTTAAAAAGGTTGGATTAGACCAGATGACTATTACTATTGATGATATTTATAAAGATAGAAAAGAATTTGTGGATAAGGCAAGGGATATCTGCGAATTGTTAGAAGACTCTAGAGACCGAGACTTGGTCAAGCCTAACCCAAGTAATTTGATTGCGTTGCATGATACGGTTGTGAAAATAATTGAACAGCTAATTCCACGCTACGAATTTGGTTCTAAACGATTACATAATGATAAAACGCTCAAATCTTTAATTGGAGAGTATTTTAAGAACCGAGAAGTCATTCCTCAAAATTACAGATTGAATTATCCGCTCTATTTGGATAGTGAACAATATTTGCAATGGTATGATAATCTTGAAAAGGCAATTAAGTTATTGCGCAAGATACATGAAACAGAAATAGCAACGCTCGCAGCTAAAGTATTTGTTGAAAGAGAGTATGACACTCCCTTGGACCATGCAAGTGAAAAAGCAATTGAAACAGGGTTGCGTGATTTTCTTATGGTAATGAAAAAAACTGAACAAGCTGTAAAAACTATCTTAGTGAATATTCCAGAATCTGAGTTAGCGAAGCGTAGATACCATCCATACCCGAAAATCTACGAATACCTGATAGATGGAGTATATTCTATGGCTAAAAATATTAAATCTGTCAAGGAGAGCAAAGAGAAAGTTGAGTTAGTTCAAGCCTTGCGTTCTACACTGCACCAGTGTACGGAAAGTCTTAAGGCGCTCCCAATTAAAAAAACTATGCATAACTCCATACTCGTTGGTCTGACCTCAATGTCTTACCTTGAGTTATTAAAACAAATCAATGCAAACTGCATGTTAGTGGAAATGATCCTAAAACAAAAAGAAGTATATTTTGATTTATGCTCGTGGAATTATTTGCGTACCAGCATGCCCGCAGATACACCGCAGTTTATAGATCGTCTTATTACTGAAAAGATTCCATCTGACTATTGGATAAATATTCTCATCACCAACATGCTAGAAAGCGCCTTAGAGAAATTGTCAAAAGTAAATTCAGAAGTGTTGCCATTAACTCATGAGGATAGAAAAAAATACGAAAAACTATTACTGGATTTAACTAAATCTAATCAAGCGATGATTAATGCAATTCCAGGTCATATACAATATCAATGGTCTGAAAAAATATCAGGGCATCTAAAACAGATTAAAACTAAAGATGAGTATAATTACAAACTCCTCCTTAATAAAAAAAGAACTAAGAACGGGCCTCGTAATTCACTGCGCAATATCTTTAAAAAAGATCCAACATTGGTATTAAGTGTGTTTCCAGTCATTTTAACTAACCCAGAAGCCGCCAATGCCTTTATTCCGCTTACACCTGGGTTGTTTGATTATGTGCTTTTTGATGAAGCCAGCCAATTACGACTAGAGGACACCCTAACGTGCATGCTGCGTGGAAAATATAAAATCATCTCTGGGGATGAACATCAAATGCCACCCTCTAGTTACTTTGGTAAAAACATAACTCTCGACGATGATAATGATAATGATGAAGATGCTGATGATAGTGAAAGTACTGAGGCTCAAGCGCTATCCGGATCAGAATCACTTTTGGATTACGCACAGCAATCACAAAACCAGAATAAATCATATTTAGATTTTCATTACCGATCCCAGCACCCAGCTTTGATTAATTTTTCTAATGCAGCCTTTTATGGAAATAATCTAATACCTCTTCCGGCTAAACAGGAGTACACACCTATTCACTTTATACAAACGCAAGGTATCTATTATTCAAGAAAAAAAACCAATGATCAAGTTTCCAAAAGAAGTGGGTTACTTAAAAATGAATCAGGAACTAACCCGATTGAAGCTAATGCCGTGGTTGAACTTTTGCTTAATGCCATATCAGCAACTAATGGAGTAATGCCTTCAGTAGGTGTTGCTACTTTTAATATTAATCAAAGAAATTGTATTTTGAAACTCCTCTATCAAAAAGAATCGGAAGGATCGGCAACTGAAAAGAAAAATATTCAGGCATTAAGGCAAGCTGGTCTGTTTATTAAAAATCTTGAAAATATTCAAGGAGATGAGCGAGATATTATTATTATTTCAACTACTTTTGGTAAAGATGAAGAAGGTAATTTCTTTTATCGATTTGGTGAGATTAATAAATCACAAAAGGGCCATAAGTTCCTGAATGTTATATTCACCCGAGCAAAACAGAAAATATTTATTTGCACTTCAATACCTAAAGATGTCTATAGCAGCTACCACGATGAAATCGCCACAAAAGGCAATACTGGTAAAGGCATATTATTCAGCTATCTTAGCTATGCGGAAGCTATTCATAATAATGATATAGCAGGAGCAAATAGCATACTAGAAATCTTACAATCACGATCTCACTCAAGAAGCAGACAACCTGCACTAAATCAATCTGAATCGCCATTTGAAGAAGAGGTGTATCAACTTATTAAAAAGAATATTCCTGAGCTAGCTATCCAGCAGCAGGTAAAGATAGGTGGTTTTAGAGTTGATATGCTCCTTACTACTCCTAGCAAAGAAAAAATTGTTTTAGAATGTGACGGTAAAACATATCATTCAACCCCTGAAGCGCACTGGCACGATGTGCATAGACAGCACATCATTGAGAAACTCGGTTATCGGGTCTATAGAATTTGGTCAGAAGATTGGTTCAGAGACCATACTATTGAACTGAAGACTTTATATTCATTTATTATCCACGACCAATTACCCTAA
- a CDS encoding DUF1302 family protein produces the protein MIRLIFGIIVLAYIHQGWGEDTKDSDYIDKHISGFINYSVVGKGVDTDFENLQSLSLRFRWQDTFDDILKIHVEFYANTTRARYSNALSIDYSDPYYTSYKLRGEIDSTTAYWACSGKTTYCAKYNDEYNSYFRKFFPERYSDPYQYYNDDNYHVRVFNTSHSYFRFDETYLELGDEVASLKIGNQKIVWGQNSLVSPLNFLLPFSQTEFSVKANVSDYLYPNQLALLTIVADPTLELEFYYFFNHDRDPVGDYFGRIQALQTSHVFKKINALCQGEATWGRSECEFTNDYGDVKYRPNKSSQQAFRLLYHDEVIFALTYFNGYFGQVPTREGMEMRLVQALPALPAHVPLCPSQSDCYYNRENINPNLNTPLYNIEVDYHNGFAQVEAIGLELSVVTEPHYTFQIDYLKFLNPIPFYDFDLVSGYDDTYEINPPPCALLLLAVQHYSSSSYLGCNRPRTNSDRIDDKEYLQALIKNGGKLYSEVYYEFLSLGFSNEDDDGFFANFYFYLYKFKNKKYPSDVKAYYPSINEITIIPTFLLGQRFGIENKEQASFIFGTFSSCRKCYGIATNYSSKVYENIEINFYLAFPFTKIPFSFNTIYLPDYKKLVHQAIKIGFLQEPMGLPAANFDNGDLSDYNKGNANVYTGFGVSYYF, from the coding sequence ATGATTAGGTTGATATTTGGAATTATTGTTTTAGCTTATATTCATCAAGGATGGGGTGAGGATACTAAAGACTCTGATTATATTGATAAGCATATTTCAGGTTTTATAAATTATAGTGTGGTGGGTAAGGGGGTGGATACAGATTTTGAAAATCTACAATCACTTTCACTTCGTTTTCGTTGGCAAGATACTTTTGATGATATTTTAAAAATACATGTTGAATTTTATGCAAATACTACAAGAGCAAGATATTCTAATGCGCTTAGTATAGATTACTCAGATCCATACTATACAAGTTATAAATTAAGAGGGGAGATTGATTCAACGACGGCTTATTGGGCTTGTTCTGGAAAAACAACATACTGTGCAAAGTATAATGATGAGTACAATAGTTATTTTCGCAAGTTTTTTCCTGAAAGGTATTCAGATCCCTATCAATATTATAATGACGATAACTACCATGTTCGTGTTTTTAATACGAGCCATTCTTATTTTCGTTTTGATGAGACTTATTTAGAGCTCGGTGATGAAGTGGCAAGTTTAAAAATTGGTAATCAGAAAATAGTTTGGGGTCAAAATTCATTAGTATCTCCACTTAATTTTTTGCTACCATTTTCTCAAACAGAGTTTAGTGTAAAGGCAAATGTATCTGATTATTTATATCCAAATCAGTTGGCGTTGCTAACAATTGTTGCAGATCCAACTTTAGAGCTTGAATTTTACTATTTTTTTAATCATGATCGTGATCCAGTGGGAGATTACTTTGGCAGAATACAAGCATTGCAAACTTCACATGTGTTTAAGAAAATTAATGCGCTATGTCAAGGCGAGGCGACTTGGGGCAGGAGTGAATGTGAATTTACGAATGATTATGGAGATGTAAAATATCGGCCAAATAAAAGCTCGCAACAAGCGTTTCGCTTACTCTATCATGACGAGGTTATCTTTGCACTTACTTACTTTAATGGATACTTTGGTCAAGTGCCAACCAGAGAAGGTATGGAAATGAGGCTGGTGCAAGCACTGCCTGCTTTACCTGCCCATGTTCCACTATGCCCTAGTCAATCTGATTGTTATTATAATCGAGAGAATATCAATCCCAACTTGAACACCCCGCTCTACAATATTGAAGTTGATTACCATAATGGATTTGCTCAAGTAGAAGCAATTGGTTTGGAGCTTTCTGTTGTAACTGAACCGCATTACACATTTCAGATTGATTATCTAAAATTCCTAAACCCAATCCCATTTTATGATTTTGATTTAGTTTCTGGATATGATGATACATATGAAATAAACCCGCCTCCATGTGCGCTATTATTACTTGCAGTTCAACATTATTCTTCTTCAAGCTATTTGGGTTGTAATAGACCAAGGACTAACTCAGATCGTATAGATGATAAAGAATACTTGCAAGCGTTAATTAAAAATGGCGGAAAGCTCTATAGTGAAGTGTATTATGAGTTTTTAAGTCTAGGCTTTAGTAATGAAGACGATGATGGCTTTTTTGCTAATTTTTATTTTTACCTATATAAATTTAAAAATAAAAAATACCCATCTGATGTGAAAGCTTATTACCCTTCCATTAATGAAATTACTATTATCCCTACTTTTCTACTTGGACAACGCTTTGGTATAGAAAATAAAGAGCAGGCTTCATTTATATTTGGGACTTTTTCATCTTGTCGTAAATGTTATGGCATCGCAACTAACTATTCTAGTAAGGTGTATGAAAATATTGAAATTAATTTTTATCTCGCATTTCCATTTACTAAAATACCTTTTTCATTTAATACTATCTATTTGCCAGATTATAAGAAGTTAGTACATCAAGCCATTAAAATTGGATTCTTGCAAGAGCCAATGGGATTACCAGCTGCGAATTTTGATAATGGGGATCTCTCTGATTATAATAAAGGTAATGCAAATGTTTATACTGGCTTCGGCGTTTCTTACTATTTTTAA